Proteins co-encoded in one Bombus pyrosoma isolate SC7728 linkage group LG4, ASM1482585v1, whole genome shotgun sequence genomic window:
- the LOC122567103 gene encoding rap guanine nucleotide exchange factor 2-like isoform X10 translates to MIVIDYPEVHGGRMHRPPHSHPITDHRQVNLVFDDTFSQGLTGRPELYQKSNRSSHSSDTSSAYSGSDTMTSVQGSLDADADDVDLSGLVESIVDSDEEEDLAESMDSLTVRDPVRECLEKDPMERTEDDIETLLEFTQQLKAFTNMTLAVRRALCAVMVFAVVERAGMIVLNDGEELDSWSVLINGAVEIEHSNGEIEQLHLGDSFGILPTMERLLHRGVMRTKCDDCQFVCVTQADYFRIQHQGEENTRRHEENGRVILVTELRGALDGGARRGHVVIRGTPERLMLQLIEENSITDPTYIEDFLLTHRTFIDSPLLVASQLLEWFDQAQVRDRVARVVLLWVNNHFTDFETDPAMMEFLEAFEAGLEREKMLGQQRLLNIACAAKARTRNVTLARPTRDEVLHFSILGGYERGFGIFISKVDKKSKAEDVGLKRGDQILEVNGQSFEHVSHARALEILRGSTHLSITVKSNLLAFKEMLQMPDDSPRPRGRANKPEISRIQTDPRARLSTHVDPITPGNPLNPLVGGVPLLIPDSNVSPCKDAKKEHKGFMTLGPKKRFQKALIKMNILPKNTIKSDSFYSDGVHVDDPLAPPHTPPGTGGLSQTTNLYHSKSNPDLTSLYCYDDLRAPDYPEHVLKVYKADQTCKYLLIHKETTAHEVVMLALQEFGITAAEGSSNFSLAEVSVGEGGMIKQRRLPDQLQNLAERIGLSSRYYLKTNGISETFVADEQAPELIRESQVHFLQLNAVEVAIQLTLQDFSIFRQIESTEYVDDLFELKSRYGVPMLRQFAELVNREMFWVVTEVCSEHNLVRRSKIIKQFIKIARQCKECKNFNSMFAIVSGLGHGAVSRLRASWEKLPSKYQRLFSDLQELMDPSRNMSKYRQLVASEQTQPPIIPFYPVVKKDLTFIHLGNDSRVEGLVNFEKLRMIAKEVRTLTNMCSSPYDLSIMLERGGQPPSSAMVALNQMTTGNQVLQCPGGQTATVKRRKKSTAAPNPKKMFEEAQMVRRVKAYLANMKVITDEERLHALSVECEPHAGTAAVAAAVPLSASRGRRHPSPTLSTTSSASSTSEGRKSIQGTKFGAASPQAVRKMLALSDPHKTRPYQPKHCPPALPVPGLALHSSGLEPSPGAPRRVGSGSRVPMHERSHSDTPSSLPPPVDLSAESSSVTSLSNLQPLRKTLTSGSVTSSDSGHSTQLDSHSGSSVEAGGSPPPPQRRHSAMQGTTGLGVGVGLGVPAALPPPGAGTTIMTTMTTMTTMTSMTTMRPGIGSTQCRQPPAYKVAAQMARLHRLGRAHSHEGVTYRNDHEDDDEDAQVSAV, encoded by the exons ATCGACTATCCAGAAGTGCATGGAGGAAGGATGCATCGACCACCGCACTCTCATCCCATAACCGACCATCGACAGGTCAACTTGGTCTTCGATGATACG TTTTCTCAAGGCCTGACAGGCAGGCCAGAGCTGTATCAAAAGTCCAATAGAAGCAGCCATTCGAGTGACACAAGCTCAGCATACAGTGGTTCAGACACCATGACATCTGTACAAGGTTCATTAGATGCAGATGCAGACGATGTTGATCTTTCAGGTCTTGTTGAATCTATAGTAGACAGCGATGAAGAGGAAGATCTTGCAGAAAGCATGGAT AGCTTGACTGTCCGTGATCCAGTCAGAGAATGTTTAGAAAAAGATCCTATGGAAAGGACTGAAGATGATATAGAAACGCTCTTAGAATTCACACAACAACTAAAGGCTTTCACAAATATGACCTTGGCAGTAAGAAGAGCGCTATGCGCTGTGATGGTCTTTGCAGTGGTTGAACGTGCTGGTATGATAGTTTTGAATGATGGAGAAGAATTAGATAGTTGGAGTGTGCTCATAAATGGTGCTGTGGAAATTGAGCATAGCAATGGAGAAATTGAACAGCTGCACCTTGGTGACAGTTTTGGAATCTTGCCCACTATGGAAAGACTTTTGCATAGAGGTGTAATGAGGACAAA atGTGATGATTGCCAATTTGTATGTGTTACTCAGGCAGATTACTTTAGAATTCAACATCaaggagaagaaaatacgAGGCGGCATGAAGAGAATGGGAGAGTGATTCTAGTAACAGAATTAAGGGGTGCTTTAGATGGCGGAGCACGCAGAGGTCATGTAGTTATCCGTGGAACTCCTGAACGTTTAATGTTACAACTTATCGAAGAAAACAGTATTACTGATCCCACTTATATAGAAGATTTCTTATTAACGCATCGAACATTTATCGATAGTCCTTTATTAGTTGCGAGTCAATTGTTAGAATGGTTTGATCAAGCACAAGTCAGAGATAGAGTTGCCCGTGTGGTACTTCTTTGGgtaaataatcattttactGATTTTGAAACTGATCCCGCCATGATGGAATTTTTGGAAGCATTTGAAGCCGgtttagaaagagaaaaaatgctAGGACAACAAAG attattaaatattgcgTGTGCAGCAAAAGCAAGAACGCGGAATGTAACATTAGCAAGGCCTACAAGGGACGAGGTCTTGCATTTTAGTATTTTGGGCGGATATGAAAGAGGTTTCggcatttttatttcaaaagtgGATAAAAAGTCAAAGGCTGAAGATGTTGGCTTGAAACGTGGTGATCAGATTTTAGAAGTAAATGGACAGAGTTTTGAGCACGTGAGTCACGCCAGGGCTCTTGAAATCTTAAGAGGATCTACTCATCTTAGTATAACTGTTAAATCAAACTTACTTG CGTTTAAAGAAATGCTTCAGATGCCAGATGACTCGCCGAGGCCGCGGGGAAGAGCAAACAAAcctgaaatttcaagaatacAAACAGATCCACGTGCAAGGTTGTCCACGCACGTGGACCCGATAACTCCAGGAAATCCACTGAATCCTTTAGTAGGCGGTGTTCCACTGTTAATACCTGATTCTAATGTTTCTCCCTGTAAAGATGCTAAAAAAGAGCATAAAGGATTCATGACGCTTGGACCGAAAAAGAGATTTCAAAAAGCtcttataaaaatgaatatactGCCAAAGAATACTATTAA gAGTGATTCATTTTACAGTGATGGTGTACATGTAGACGATCCTCTCGCACCCCCTCATACACCACCGGGAACAGGAGGACTTTCACAGACTACTAACCTTTATCATTCGAAAAGTAATCCTGACCTTACGTCGTTATATTGTTATGACGACTTAAGGGCGCCTGATTATCCAGAACACGTTTTGAAGGTTTACAAAGCTGATCAAACTTGTAAATACCTTCTTATTCACAAGGAAACAACGGCGCACGAG gtGGTAATGCTAGCTCTCCAAGAATTTGGTATAACCGCTGCCGAAGGCAGTTCGAATTTTTCCTTGGCTGAAGTTAGCGTTGGAGAAGGAGGAATGATTAAACAACGCAGGTTACCTGATCAGTTGCAAAATCTTGCGGAAAGAATTGGTTTAAGTTCAaggtattatttaaaaactaacGGTATCTCGGAGACGTTCGTAGCAGATGAACAAGCGCCAGAACTTATACGCGAATCTCAGGTTcactttttacaattaaatgcCGTTGAAGTTGCAATTCAATTGACTTTACAAGATTTCAGTATATTCAG GCAAATAGAATCCACGGAATACGTGGATGATTTATTCGAATTGAAGAGTAGATATGGAGTGCCTATGCTCAGGCAGTTTGCAGAACTAGTCAACAGAGAAATGTTTTGGGTTGTGACAGAAGTTTGTTCTGAACACAATCTTGTTCGAcgtagtaaaataataaaacagtttataaaaatagccC GACAATGTAAAGAatgcaaaaatttcaattccatGTTTGCGATTGTGTCTGGCTTGGGTCATGGGGCTGTCTCAAGATTAAGAGCTTCTTGGGAGAAACTACCAAGTAAATATCAAAGGCTATTTAGTGACCTTCAAGAATTAATGGACCCGAGCCGTAACATGAGCAAATACCGACAATTAGTAGCGTCTGAACAAACGCAACCTCCTATA ATTCCATTTTATCCAGTAGTAAAGAAAGATTTAACATTCATACACCTTGGCAATGATTCCAGAGTGGAAGGTTTGGTAAATTTCGAAAAGCTGAGGATGATAGCGAAAGAAGTGAGAACGTTAACGAACATGTGTTCTTCACCCTACGATCTATCAATAATGTTAGAAAGAGGTGGCCAGCCACCTAGTTCTGCCATGGTTGCGTTAAATCAAATGACTACTGGAAATCAAG TGTTGCAATGTCCAGGAGGACAGACGGCAACAGTAAAAAGGCGGAAAAAGTCTACCGCTGCACCAAACCCGAAGAAAATGTTCGAAGAGGCTCAAATGGTTCGAAGAGTGAAAGCGTACCTTGCCAACATGAAAGTAATAACTGACGAGGAACGATTACATGCTTTGTCTGTGGAATGCGAACCTCATGCAGGAACTGCCGCGGTAGCCGCAGCGGTACCTCTCAGTGCAAGCAGAGGAAGAAGGCATCCTTCGCCTACTTTGTCAACTACAAGTAGTGCTAGCAGCACCAGTGAAGGTAGAAAGAGTATACAAG GTACAAAGTTTGGAGCTGCATCGCCACAAGCAGTACGGAAAATGTTAGCGCTTTCTGATCCCCACAAAACACGTCCGTATCAACCGAAACATTGCCCACCAGCACTTCCAGTGCCTGGATTGGCATTGCATTCCAGCGGATTGGAGCCTAGTCCCGGTGCACCTAGGAGAGTAGGATCTGGTAGCCGAGTTCCTATGCATGAGAGATCCCATAGCGATACTCCTTCCAGTTTACCACCACCTGTCGATCTCAGCGCTGAAAGTAGTAGCGTAACCAGCTTGAGCAATCTTCAGCCGTTAAGAAAAACGTTGACCAGTG GTTCGGTGACGAGCAGTGACAGTGGTCACAGTACACAGCTGGACAGCCACAGCGGAAGCAGCGTAGAAGCTGGTGGTAGTCCACCGCCACCTCAAAGACGGCACTCCGCCATGCAAG GTACTACGGGATTAGGAGTAGGCGTGGGTCTTGGAGTACCGGCGGCGCTTCCCCCTCCAGGAGCTGGAACGACAATTATGACGACCATGACGACCATGACTACCATGACGTCGATGACGACGATGCGTCCAGGAATTGGTAGTACACAGTGCCGTCAACCGCCTGCTTACAAAGTTGCAGCGCAGATGGCAAGGTTGCATAGGCTTGGCCGTGCTCACAGCCACGAGGGTGTTACCTACAGGAACGACCATGAAGATG ACGACGAAGATGCACAAGTATCAGCGGTTTAA
- the LOC122567103 gene encoding rap guanine nucleotide exchange factor 2-like isoform X9: MHKHTSQLRGPSGPGSGHHVANRGPVRRWNSFHGGGSVGGGASNFNDTVGNGNLPSGMITKAPQEPFRAVPKAVQALRSESVDRSHRVQPPPPPAFPRRRFSVCFGKRTGGSARRPNECFVLEPSEMIVIDYPEVHGGRMHRPPHSHPITDHRQVNLVFDDTFSQGLTGRPELYQKSNRSSHSSDTSSAYSGSDTMTSVQGSLDADADDVDLSGLVESIVDSDEEEDLAESMDSLTVRDPVRECLEKDPMERTEDDIETLLEFTQQLKAFTNMTLAVRRALCAVMVFAVVERAGMIVLNDGEELDSWSVLINGAVEIEHSNGEIEQLHLGDSFGILPTMERLLHRGVMRTKCDDCQFVCVTQADYFRIQHQGEENTRRHEENGRVILVTELRGALDGGARRGHVVIRGTPERLMLQLIEENSITDPTYIEDFLLTHRTFIDSPLLVASQLLEWFDQAQVRDRVARVVLLWVNNHFTDFETDPAMMEFLEAFEAGLEREKMLGQQRLLNIACAAKARTRNVTLARPTRDEVLHFSILGGYERGFGIFISKVDKKSKAEDVGLKRGDQILEVNGQSFEHVSHARALEILRGSTHLSITVKSNLLAFKEMLQMPDDSPRPRGRANKPEISRIQTDPRARLSTHVDPITPGNPLNPLVGGVPLLIPDSNVSPCKDAKKEHKGFMTLGPKKRFQKALIKMNILPKNTIKSDSFYSDGVHVDDPLAPPHTPPGTGGLSQTTNLYHSKSNPDLTSLYCYDDLRAPDYPEHVLKVYKADQTCKYLLIHKETTAHEVVMLALQEFGITAAEGSSNFSLAEVSVGEGGMIKQRRLPDQLQNLAERIGLSSRYYLKTNGISETFVADEQAPELIRESQVHFLQLNAVEVAIQLTLQDFSIFRQIESTEYVDDLFELKSRYGVPMLRQFAELVNREMFWVVTEVCSEHNLVRRSKIIKQFIKIARQCKECKNFNSMFAIVSGLGHGAVSRLRASWEKLPSKYQRLFSDLQELMDPSRNMSKYRQLVASEQTQPPIIPFYPVVKKDLTFIHLGNDSRVEGLVNFEKLRMIAKEVRTLTNMCSSPYDLSIMLERGGQPPSSAMVALNQMTTGNQVLQCPGGQTATVKRRKKSTAAPNPKKMFEEAQMVRRVKAYLANMKVITDEERLHALSVECEPHAGTAAVAAAVPLSASRGRRHPSPTLSTTSSASSTSEGRKSIQGTKFGAASPQAVRKMLALSDPHKTRPYQPKHCPPALPVPGLALHSSGLEPSPGAPRRVGSGSRVPMHERSHSDTPSSLPPPVDLSAESSSVTSLSNLQPLRKTLTSDDEDAQVSAV, translated from the exons ATCGACTATCCAGAAGTGCATGGAGGAAGGATGCATCGACCACCGCACTCTCATCCCATAACCGACCATCGACAGGTCAACTTGGTCTTCGATGATACG TTTTCTCAAGGCCTGACAGGCAGGCCAGAGCTGTATCAAAAGTCCAATAGAAGCAGCCATTCGAGTGACACAAGCTCAGCATACAGTGGTTCAGACACCATGACATCTGTACAAGGTTCATTAGATGCAGATGCAGACGATGTTGATCTTTCAGGTCTTGTTGAATCTATAGTAGACAGCGATGAAGAGGAAGATCTTGCAGAAAGCATGGAT AGCTTGACTGTCCGTGATCCAGTCAGAGAATGTTTAGAAAAAGATCCTATGGAAAGGACTGAAGATGATATAGAAACGCTCTTAGAATTCACACAACAACTAAAGGCTTTCACAAATATGACCTTGGCAGTAAGAAGAGCGCTATGCGCTGTGATGGTCTTTGCAGTGGTTGAACGTGCTGGTATGATAGTTTTGAATGATGGAGAAGAATTAGATAGTTGGAGTGTGCTCATAAATGGTGCTGTGGAAATTGAGCATAGCAATGGAGAAATTGAACAGCTGCACCTTGGTGACAGTTTTGGAATCTTGCCCACTATGGAAAGACTTTTGCATAGAGGTGTAATGAGGACAAA atGTGATGATTGCCAATTTGTATGTGTTACTCAGGCAGATTACTTTAGAATTCAACATCaaggagaagaaaatacgAGGCGGCATGAAGAGAATGGGAGAGTGATTCTAGTAACAGAATTAAGGGGTGCTTTAGATGGCGGAGCACGCAGAGGTCATGTAGTTATCCGTGGAACTCCTGAACGTTTAATGTTACAACTTATCGAAGAAAACAGTATTACTGATCCCACTTATATAGAAGATTTCTTATTAACGCATCGAACATTTATCGATAGTCCTTTATTAGTTGCGAGTCAATTGTTAGAATGGTTTGATCAAGCACAAGTCAGAGATAGAGTTGCCCGTGTGGTACTTCTTTGGgtaaataatcattttactGATTTTGAAACTGATCCCGCCATGATGGAATTTTTGGAAGCATTTGAAGCCGgtttagaaagagaaaaaatgctAGGACAACAAAG attattaaatattgcgTGTGCAGCAAAAGCAAGAACGCGGAATGTAACATTAGCAAGGCCTACAAGGGACGAGGTCTTGCATTTTAGTATTTTGGGCGGATATGAAAGAGGTTTCggcatttttatttcaaaagtgGATAAAAAGTCAAAGGCTGAAGATGTTGGCTTGAAACGTGGTGATCAGATTTTAGAAGTAAATGGACAGAGTTTTGAGCACGTGAGTCACGCCAGGGCTCTTGAAATCTTAAGAGGATCTACTCATCTTAGTATAACTGTTAAATCAAACTTACTTG CGTTTAAAGAAATGCTTCAGATGCCAGATGACTCGCCGAGGCCGCGGGGAAGAGCAAACAAAcctgaaatttcaagaatacAAACAGATCCACGTGCAAGGTTGTCCACGCACGTGGACCCGATAACTCCAGGAAATCCACTGAATCCTTTAGTAGGCGGTGTTCCACTGTTAATACCTGATTCTAATGTTTCTCCCTGTAAAGATGCTAAAAAAGAGCATAAAGGATTCATGACGCTTGGACCGAAAAAGAGATTTCAAAAAGCtcttataaaaatgaatatactGCCAAAGAATACTATTAA gAGTGATTCATTTTACAGTGATGGTGTACATGTAGACGATCCTCTCGCACCCCCTCATACACCACCGGGAACAGGAGGACTTTCACAGACTACTAACCTTTATCATTCGAAAAGTAATCCTGACCTTACGTCGTTATATTGTTATGACGACTTAAGGGCGCCTGATTATCCAGAACACGTTTTGAAGGTTTACAAAGCTGATCAAACTTGTAAATACCTTCTTATTCACAAGGAAACAACGGCGCACGAG gtGGTAATGCTAGCTCTCCAAGAATTTGGTATAACCGCTGCCGAAGGCAGTTCGAATTTTTCCTTGGCTGAAGTTAGCGTTGGAGAAGGAGGAATGATTAAACAACGCAGGTTACCTGATCAGTTGCAAAATCTTGCGGAAAGAATTGGTTTAAGTTCAaggtattatttaaaaactaacGGTATCTCGGAGACGTTCGTAGCAGATGAACAAGCGCCAGAACTTATACGCGAATCTCAGGTTcactttttacaattaaatgcCGTTGAAGTTGCAATTCAATTGACTTTACAAGATTTCAGTATATTCAG GCAAATAGAATCCACGGAATACGTGGATGATTTATTCGAATTGAAGAGTAGATATGGAGTGCCTATGCTCAGGCAGTTTGCAGAACTAGTCAACAGAGAAATGTTTTGGGTTGTGACAGAAGTTTGTTCTGAACACAATCTTGTTCGAcgtagtaaaataataaaacagtttataaaaatagccC GACAATGTAAAGAatgcaaaaatttcaattccatGTTTGCGATTGTGTCTGGCTTGGGTCATGGGGCTGTCTCAAGATTAAGAGCTTCTTGGGAGAAACTACCAAGTAAATATCAAAGGCTATTTAGTGACCTTCAAGAATTAATGGACCCGAGCCGTAACATGAGCAAATACCGACAATTAGTAGCGTCTGAACAAACGCAACCTCCTATA ATTCCATTTTATCCAGTAGTAAAGAAAGATTTAACATTCATACACCTTGGCAATGATTCCAGAGTGGAAGGTTTGGTAAATTTCGAAAAGCTGAGGATGATAGCGAAAGAAGTGAGAACGTTAACGAACATGTGTTCTTCACCCTACGATCTATCAATAATGTTAGAAAGAGGTGGCCAGCCACCTAGTTCTGCCATGGTTGCGTTAAATCAAATGACTACTGGAAATCAAG TGTTGCAATGTCCAGGAGGACAGACGGCAACAGTAAAAAGGCGGAAAAAGTCTACCGCTGCACCAAACCCGAAGAAAATGTTCGAAGAGGCTCAAATGGTTCGAAGAGTGAAAGCGTACCTTGCCAACATGAAAGTAATAACTGACGAGGAACGATTACATGCTTTGTCTGTGGAATGCGAACCTCATGCAGGAACTGCCGCGGTAGCCGCAGCGGTACCTCTCAGTGCAAGCAGAGGAAGAAGGCATCCTTCGCCTACTTTGTCAACTACAAGTAGTGCTAGCAGCACCAGTGAAGGTAGAAAGAGTATACAAG GTACAAAGTTTGGAGCTGCATCGCCACAAGCAGTACGGAAAATGTTAGCGCTTTCTGATCCCCACAAAACACGTCCGTATCAACCGAAACATTGCCCACCAGCACTTCCAGTGCCTGGATTGGCATTGCATTCCAGCGGATTGGAGCCTAGTCCCGGTGCACCTAGGAGAGTAGGATCTGGTAGCCGAGTTCCTATGCATGAGAGATCCCATAGCGATACTCCTTCCAGTTTACCACCACCTGTCGATCTCAGCGCTGAAAGTAGTAGCGTAACCAGCTTGAGCAATCTTCAGCCGTTAAGAAAAACGTTGACCAGTG ACGACGAAGATGCACAAGTATCAGCGGTTTAA